In Bombus huntii isolate Logan2020A chromosome 9, iyBomHunt1.1, whole genome shotgun sequence, a single window of DNA contains:
- the LOC126869233 gene encoding eukaryotic translation initiation factor 3 subunit E isoform X2: MAKFDLTSRIGQYLDRHLVFPLLEFLSAKQIYDEDELLQAKLDILSKTNMIDYTIDIRKQLYPNLEVPEELKARRADVLQELGILQNNVSVVVQLMNNEEVMKKMENMRDSKALNNYLTQESEFRVEMMDSFVKLAKYRYECGNYSVSTSYLYFYMLIMPPTDKNYLNVLWGKLASEILVQNWETALEDVNKLREYIDSNVIGNSLQVLQQRTWLIHWSLFVFFNHVKGRDLIVEMFLYRPHYLNAIQTMCPHILRYLAAAVIVNRSRRSILKDLVKVIQQESYTYRDPITEFLEHLYVNFDFDGARQKLQECQTVVFNDFFLIALLSEFVENARLMIFETFCRIHQCISIGMLAEKLNMKADVAECWIVNLIRNARLDAKIDSKLGHVVMGGQPASPYQQLVEKIETLSVRSEALENLIERKLKAKNQDPVSIVWN; this comes from the exons ATGGCGAAATTCGATTTAACATCACGTATAGGTCAATATCTTGACCGGCATTTAGTTTTTCCACTTTTGGAATTCCTATCTGCAAAacag ATTTACGATGAGGACGAATTACTTCAAGCTAAGCTCGATATTCTTAGCAAAACAAATATGATAGATTATACAATTGACATTCGGAAACAGCTTTATCCTAACTTAGAAGTGCCAGAG GAATTGAAAGCTCGTCGTGCAGATGTACTACAAGAACTTggtattttacaaaataatgtGTCTGTCGTTGTGCAACTTATGAATAATGAAGAAGTTatgaagaaaatggaaaatatgcGAGATTCTAAAGCATTGAACAATTATCTTACTCAAGAATCTGAG TTTAGAGTGGAAATGATGGATAGTTTCGTGAAATTAGCAAAATATCGTTATGAATGTGGCAATTATTCTGTTTCTAcatcatatttatatttttatatgcttATAATGCCACCAACTGATAAG aattatttaaatgtactTTGGGGCAAACTGGCATCAGAAATTCTAGTGCAAAATTGGGAAACTGCATTAGAGGATGTAAACAAATTAAGAGAATACATTGATAGCAATGTCATAGGAAATTCTCTTCAAGTATTACAACAAAGAACATGGCTTATTCATTGGagtttatttgtattttttaatcatGTGAAAGGCAGAGATTTAATCGTAGAAATGTTTCTTTATAGACCACA TTACCTAAACGCAATTCAGACAATGTGTCCTCATATATTGAGATATTTAGCAGCTGCtgtcatcgttaatcgttccAGGCGATCTATCTTGAAAGATCTTGTAAAAGTAATACAGCAG GAATCTTATACATATCGTGACCCCATCACAGAATTTCTAGAACATTTATATGTCAATTTTGATTTTGATGGAGCAAGACAAAAACTACAAGAATGTCAAACAGTTGTATTTAATGACTTTTTCTTAATTGCATTACTGAGCGAATTTGTAGAGAACGCACGTTTAATGATCTTCGAAACATTTTGTAGAATACATCAATGTATAAGTATTGg aATGCTTGCAGAAAAGCTTAATATGAAAGCAGATGTAGCAGAATGTTGGATCGTTAATCTAATTCGTAATGCACGACTAGATGCCAAAATAGACAGCAAATTAGGGCATGTTGTAATGGGTGGACAGCCCGCATCTCCTTATCAACAATTAGTCGAGAAAATTGAAACTTTAAGTGTTCGTAGTGAAGcattagaaaatttaattgaacGGAAACTAAAAGCTAAGAATCAAGACCCTGTAAGTATAGTGTGGAACTAA
- the LOC126869233 gene encoding eukaryotic translation initiation factor 3 subunit E isoform X1 produces the protein MAKFDLTSRIGQYLDRHLVFPLLEFLSAKQIYDEDELLQAKLDILSKTNMIDYTIDIRKQLYPNLEVPEELKARRADVLQELGILQNNVSVVVQLMNNEEVMKKMENMRDSKALNNYLTQESEFRVEMMDSFVKLAKYRYECGNYSVSTSYLYFYMLIMPPTDKNYLNVLWGKLASEILVQNWETALEDVNKLREYIDSNVIGNSLQVLQQRTWLIHWSLFVFFNHVKGRDLIVEMFLYRPHYLNAIQTMCPHILRYLAAAVIVNRSRRSILKDLVKVIQQESYTYRDPITEFLEHLYVNFDFDGARQKLQECQTVVFNDFFLIALLSEFVENARLMIFETFCRIHQCISIGMLAEKLNMKADVAECWIVNLIRNARLDAKIDSKLGHVVMGGQPASPYQQLVEKIETLSVRSEALENLIERKLKAKNQDPYQISWNLDL, from the exons ATGGCGAAATTCGATTTAACATCACGTATAGGTCAATATCTTGACCGGCATTTAGTTTTTCCACTTTTGGAATTCCTATCTGCAAAacag ATTTACGATGAGGACGAATTACTTCAAGCTAAGCTCGATATTCTTAGCAAAACAAATATGATAGATTATACAATTGACATTCGGAAACAGCTTTATCCTAACTTAGAAGTGCCAGAG GAATTGAAAGCTCGTCGTGCAGATGTACTACAAGAACTTggtattttacaaaataatgtGTCTGTCGTTGTGCAACTTATGAATAATGAAGAAGTTatgaagaaaatggaaaatatgcGAGATTCTAAAGCATTGAACAATTATCTTACTCAAGAATCTGAG TTTAGAGTGGAAATGATGGATAGTTTCGTGAAATTAGCAAAATATCGTTATGAATGTGGCAATTATTCTGTTTCTAcatcatatttatatttttatatgcttATAATGCCACCAACTGATAAG aattatttaaatgtactTTGGGGCAAACTGGCATCAGAAATTCTAGTGCAAAATTGGGAAACTGCATTAGAGGATGTAAACAAATTAAGAGAATACATTGATAGCAATGTCATAGGAAATTCTCTTCAAGTATTACAACAAAGAACATGGCTTATTCATTGGagtttatttgtattttttaatcatGTGAAAGGCAGAGATTTAATCGTAGAAATGTTTCTTTATAGACCACA TTACCTAAACGCAATTCAGACAATGTGTCCTCATATATTGAGATATTTAGCAGCTGCtgtcatcgttaatcgttccAGGCGATCTATCTTGAAAGATCTTGTAAAAGTAATACAGCAG GAATCTTATACATATCGTGACCCCATCACAGAATTTCTAGAACATTTATATGTCAATTTTGATTTTGATGGAGCAAGACAAAAACTACAAGAATGTCAAACAGTTGTATTTAATGACTTTTTCTTAATTGCATTACTGAGCGAATTTGTAGAGAACGCACGTTTAATGATCTTCGAAACATTTTGTAGAATACATCAATGTATAAGTATTGg aATGCTTGCAGAAAAGCTTAATATGAAAGCAGATGTAGCAGAATGTTGGATCGTTAATCTAATTCGTAATGCACGACTAGATGCCAAAATAGACAGCAAATTAGGGCATGTTGTAATGGGTGGACAGCCCGCATCTCCTTATCAACAATTAGTCGAGAAAATTGAAACTTTAAGTGTTCGTAGTGAAGcattagaaaatttaattgaacGGAAACTAAAAGCTAAGAATCAAGACCCT